A genome region from Pseudanabaena sp. Chao 1811 includes the following:
- a CDS encoding cell division protein FtsX, with protein sequence MVQGVVRFFTKIDYLLRETFLGLRRGGWMNWAAVSTVAVLLFLFGASLQISWQLENVLGQLGSQLEISVYLDENTVGESMQSRLLLVDGVASARLIPKEDAWQNLMKDLGKTDLTQATQQLGGNPLVDEFKVRAVSSDRVPDIAKRISGLKGINEVWYTNEVVERIGQLRRAVSNSSVAIVAIFTVIAIAVITTTIRLIVLARRREIEVMQLVGATATWIYFPFVLQGVVFGVTGAATAYVMLMLSINLLGDAIVNQPELIKSLTLGLTTDLRVQLLLPAVLVVFGSVIGVLGSLLAVRRFSFNS encoded by the coding sequence ATGGTGCAGGGAGTTGTTCGCTTTTTTACGAAGATTGATTATTTGCTGCGGGAGACTTTTTTAGGTTTGCGGCGTGGCGGTTGGATGAACTGGGCTGCTGTTAGTACGGTAGCGGTATTGTTATTTTTGTTTGGAGCAAGCTTACAAATTTCTTGGCAGTTAGAAAATGTACTAGGTCAGCTTGGTAGCCAATTAGAAATATCGGTGTATCTTGATGAAAATACGGTTGGTGAGTCGATGCAGTCGCGCTTGCTCCTTGTTGATGGTGTGGCTTCAGCAAGGCTCATTCCTAAAGAAGACGCATGGCAAAATTTGATGAAGGATCTCGGTAAAACTGATCTCACTCAAGCAACCCAACAACTTGGTGGTAATCCTTTAGTGGATGAGTTTAAGGTGCGGGCAGTATCGAGCGATCGCGTGCCTGATATTGCTAAGCGTATTTCTGGCTTAAAGGGAATTAATGAGGTGTGGTACACCAATGAGGTCGTAGAGAGAATTGGGCAGTTACGCCGTGCTGTAAGTAATAGTAGTGTGGCAATCGTGGCAATTTTTACGGTAATTGCGATCGCGGTAATTACAACCACTATTCGCCTCATTGTATTAGCGCGACGACGCGAAATTGAAGTCATGCAGTTAGTCGGGGCAACTGCTACATGGATTTATTTCCCATTTGTGTTGCAGGGAGTTGTGTTTGGCGTTACAGGTGCGGCTACTGCCTATGTGATGCTGATGCTAAGTATCAATCTATTAGGCGATGCGATCGTCAATCAGCCAGAATTAATCAAATCTCTCACTTTAGGTTTAACTACCGATCTGAGAGTGCAACTACTTCTACCTGCGGTATTAGTTGTTTTTGGCTCAGTAATTGGAGTATTGGGTAGTTTGCTAGCAGTTCGCCGATTTTCTTTTAATTCCTAA
- the trmB gene encoding tRNA (guanosine(46)-N7)-methyltransferase TrmB: MQHNSSNPSINSAEPLVDRPNIPDRIVNVTNAGEVIVNVTNENVSRRARVREHVNPLAKKYSVAIAPPVWSEVYADCSKPLSLDIGSARGRYILQMAQLKPDWNFLGLEIREPLVDRCNEVRDELGLKNLHYIFCNANVSLAGLLTKGSLHEVTIQFPDPWFKRRQQKRRAVQPELVATLAELLVPNADVFLQSDVLEVAEDMRQHFDANDNFVNLAGKGNFADDSIFPTHIPTERESSVISQGLPIYRAYFKRKD, translated from the coding sequence ATGCAGCATAACTCCTCAAATCCTTCCATTAATTCAGCCGAACCACTAGTTGATCGTCCCAATATTCCCGATCGCATTGTCAATGTCACTAATGCAGGCGAAGTGATTGTCAATGTCACCAATGAAAATGTGTCACGACGGGCGCGGGTACGGGAACATGTAAATCCGCTTGCCAAAAAATATAGTGTGGCGATCGCGCCGCCAGTTTGGTCGGAAGTTTATGCTGATTGCTCAAAGCCCTTAAGCTTAGATATTGGCTCGGCACGCGGACGCTACATTTTGCAGATGGCGCAACTAAAGCCCGATTGGAATTTTTTGGGTTTGGAAATTCGGGAGCCATTAGTTGATCGCTGTAATGAAGTACGAGACGAATTAGGCTTAAAAAATCTGCATTACATTTTTTGCAATGCCAATGTGTCGCTAGCGGGACTATTAACTAAAGGCTCATTGCATGAAGTCACGATTCAATTTCCCGATCCTTGGTTCAAGCGTCGCCAACAAAAACGTCGCGCCGTTCAACCTGAGCTAGTTGCAACGTTAGCTGAGTTACTTGTGCCTAATGCCGATGTATTTTTGCAGTCCGATGTGTTGGAAGTAGCTGAAGATATGCGCCAACATTTTGATGCTAATGATAATTTTGTTAATCTTGCAGGAAAAGGTAATTTTGCAGATGATTCAATTTTTCCTACTCATATTCCGACTGAGCGTGAAAGTTCAGTAATTTCCCAAGGTTTACCCATTTATCGCGCTTATTTCAAACGGAAAGATTAA
- a CDS encoding pentapeptide repeat-containing protein, translated as MTLPSHAALTKAELLDRYAKGDRNFEQTHLHDIDMQGVALHGIDLSESILTHVNLSGADLRGADLAWADLSRANLEKADLRGAILTRADLSRANLQGANLLKADLSLTKLEHTKFSGAVMPDGSIHE; from the coding sequence ATGACATTACCTTCTCATGCTGCATTAACCAAAGCAGAATTGCTAGACCGCTACGCAAAAGGCGATCGCAACTTTGAGCAAACCCATTTACATGATATCGATATGCAGGGGGTTGCACTCCACGGTATAGACCTCAGTGAATCCATCTTGACCCACGTTAACTTAAGTGGCGCTGATCTGCGTGGAGCCGATCTTGCTTGGGCGGATCTCAGTCGCGCTAATCTGGAAAAAGCAGATTTACGGGGCGCTATTTTGACAAGGGCTGACCTTAGCCGTGCTAATTTACAAGGTGCAAATCTCCTAAAGGCTGATCTGAGTTTAACTAAACTCGAACACACAAAATTTAGTGGGGCAGTTATGCCCGATGGCTCGATTCATGAATGA
- a CDS encoding response regulator has product MAAHKILVIDDSRVIRNMVRDMLPPANFEVLEAADGIKGLEMIQQQQPWMIMLDFLLPRMSGFEVYEALQQSPELSRIPLVLMSGRKEEVTSKIAEPFEDKYLVFIEKPFEQKELITAIKRAMVLAQKRPPASVISPGAVTTDASTSDRADEGLVKRIEELEAKQKNLEHQLLSQQKQFQQLVDFIKKKLK; this is encoded by the coding sequence GTGGCAGCTCACAAGATACTAGTGATTGATGATAGTCGCGTAATCCGTAACATGGTACGTGATATGCTCCCGCCAGCAAATTTTGAGGTACTAGAGGCAGCCGACGGCATCAAAGGGCTGGAGATGATTCAGCAGCAGCAGCCTTGGATGATCATGCTAGATTTTTTACTGCCTCGGATGAGTGGCTTTGAGGTTTATGAAGCTTTGCAGCAAAGTCCAGAGCTAAGCCGTATTCCTTTAGTTTTGATGTCTGGTCGTAAGGAAGAAGTAACGAGTAAGATTGCGGAACCCTTTGAAGATAAATATCTCGTATTCATTGAAAAGCCCTTTGAGCAGAAAGAACTGATTACAGCGATCAAACGGGCAATGGTCTTAGCTCAAAAACGTCCTCCAGCTTCAGTTATTTCTCCTGGAGCAGTCACAACGGATGCCTCTACTTCAGACAGAGCAGATGAGGGACTAGTTAAACGAATTGAAGAGCTAGAAGCTAAGCAGAAAAATTTAGAGCACCAGTTGTTATCACAGCAGAAACAATTCCAGCAGCTAGTAGATTTTATCAAGAAGAAATTAAAGTAA
- a CDS encoding homoserine kinase — protein MTVADWSIKNFPSTTDHFFPITYSTLAPQALVDRILSRYAVGEVTSCVFWMRGLSDIYLVETHDNRYVLRVSHAHWRSRAEIEFELELLTFLHKNYIPVAHPLTTKDGQLAIEIPALEGKRYASLFTHAAGQIAVGDLNKLQAQRLGETLAKLHNTAQDFQCHAARPHLTINYLLDDSLRDLSPFFNEAARAYTYEAIAQIKEQICDLPQEFPLWSVCWGDPHSGNVHFTENNDITLFDFDQCGYGWRSFDIAKFLQVTLQAGISPSVRKAFLHGYQSIQPLEDIELTCMQPLMQAAQIWSWAISVKSAIVHNHSKLDASYFHQRLEHFKMLRSPDWKPF, from the coding sequence ATGACTGTCGCAGATTGGTCTATCAAGAATTTCCCAAGTACGACTGATCATTTCTTTCCGATCACCTATTCCACCCTTGCACCGCAAGCCTTAGTTGATCGGATTTTGTCTCGCTACGCAGTGGGCGAAGTTACCAGTTGTGTATTTTGGATGCGGGGGCTGAGCGATATTTATTTGGTGGAAACCCATGACAACCGTTATGTATTGCGCGTTTCCCACGCCCATTGGCGCTCTAGAGCCGAGATCGAATTTGAGTTAGAGCTATTAACCTTTCTCCATAAAAATTACATTCCTGTTGCCCATCCTCTCACAACCAAGGATGGACAGTTAGCGATCGAAATTCCCGCCCTTGAAGGTAAACGCTATGCGTCTCTCTTTACCCATGCCGCAGGTCAAATTGCCGTTGGTGATCTCAACAAGCTTCAAGCGCAAAGATTAGGGGAAACCTTGGCAAAACTCCACAATACTGCCCAAGATTTTCAATGCCATGCCGCACGTCCGCATCTGACGATTAACTATTTACTAGATGATTCTCTGCGCGATCTATCACCATTTTTTAATGAGGCGGCGCGAGCATATACCTATGAAGCGATCGCCCAAATCAAGGAACAAATTTGCGACCTACCACAGGAATTTCCACTTTGGAGTGTTTGCTGGGGCGATCCGCATAGTGGCAATGTCCACTTCACCGAAAACAACGATATTACGCTGTTTGATTTCGATCAGTGCGGTTACGGTTGGCGATCTTTTGACATTGCTAAATTTCTGCAAGTGACTTTGCAAGCAGGTATAAGCCCTAGCGTCCGCAAAGCCTTTTTGCATGGTTATCAGTCCATCCAGCCCCTTGAGGACATCGAATTAACATGTATGCAGCCTCTCATGCAGGCTGCCCAGATTTGGTCATGGGCAATTAGTGTCAAGTCAGCGATCGTGCATAACCACAGCAAGCTCGATGCAAGCTACTTCCACCAACGTCTCGAACATTTTAAAATGTTGCGATCGCCCGATTGGAAACCCTTTTAA
- a CDS encoding tRNA threonylcarbamoyladenosine dehydratase, translated as MTDWLQRTELLIGSDGLNKLKQANVLVVGMGGVGSFAAEFLCRAGIGRMTIVDGDRVDPSNKNRQIVALNSTVDVHKADVMATRMYDINPEIQLTAIKEFLTPDLMMELVTTKFDWVLDCIDSLQPKLYFLGAAVTNGVKVASSMGAGGRVDPQKVRIAPIFETDCCRFAYKVRKGLRRKGFDKANITAVYSEELVNRDSLQLTDGSNFKRSYYGTISYIPALFGINMASIVIRDLT; from the coding sequence ATGACGGATTGGTTGCAACGTACAGAATTACTGATTGGTTCCGATGGACTCAACAAGCTCAAACAGGCAAATGTGTTAGTTGTGGGTATGGGTGGTGTTGGTAGTTTTGCTGCGGAATTTTTATGCCGTGCAGGGATTGGACGAATGACGATCGTTGATGGCGATCGCGTTGATCCTTCTAACAAAAACCGTCAGATTGTGGCACTCAATAGCACTGTCGATGTCCATAAGGCAGATGTGATGGCAACGCGAATGTATGACATTAATCCCGAAATTCAGTTAACTGCGATCAAGGAATTTCTCACACCTGACCTAATGATGGAGCTAGTGACAACTAAGTTTGACTGGGTGCTTGACTGCATCGATAGTTTGCAACCAAAGCTTTATTTCCTTGGGGCAGCCGTCACCAATGGCGTAAAAGTGGCAAGTAGTATGGGGGCTGGCGGTCGTGTTGATCCCCAAAAGGTACGCATCGCACCAATTTTTGAAACGGATTGTTGTCGCTTTGCCTATAAGGTACGAAAAGGGCTACGCCGTAAGGGTTTTGACAAGGCAAATATTACTGCGGTTTATTCTGAGGAATTGGTGAATCGAGATTCTTTGCAATTAACGGATGGCAGTAATTTCAAGCGCTCTTACTACGGCACTATTTCCTACATTCCTGCTCTGTTTGGGATCAATATGGCAAGTATCGTAATTCGTGATCTAACTTAA
- the ftsE gene encoding cell division ATP-binding protein FtsE, giving the protein MLKLPTKPNSTSTNENPNRTPDANAPNKKKSVIVKLENVRKTYANGAVGLRDVNIELYQGDFKFITGHSGSGKSTLLKLLYGAEQATDGEVFVNGFNLNGLKGNNLAMLRRKIGIVFQDYKLVPKRTVSENVAFVLMAQGYTYKEIQRRVQPALKMVGLSHKANCFPEELSGGEQQRTSIARAIVNTPPLVLADEPTGNLDPDNAWQVIKILKKLNSFGVTVLLTTHDEQLVRAANHPVLHLQNGYIV; this is encoded by the coding sequence ATGCTAAAACTGCCAACCAAGCCAAATTCCACATCAACTAACGAAAATCCAAATCGTACTCCCGATGCCAATGCTCCGAATAAGAAAAAGTCGGTGATCGTTAAATTAGAAAATGTTCGTAAGACCTATGCTAATGGTGCTGTGGGCTTACGGGATGTGAATATTGAACTTTATCAAGGGGATTTTAAATTTATTACAGGTCACTCAGGATCGGGTAAATCCACCCTACTAAAGTTGCTCTATGGAGCTGAGCAAGCCACAGATGGCGAAGTATTTGTCAATGGGTTTAATCTGAATGGTTTAAAAGGAAATAATCTGGCGATGTTACGCCGCAAGATTGGGATCGTCTTTCAAGATTACAAACTTGTCCCTAAGCGAACTGTTTCCGAAAATGTTGCCTTTGTGCTGATGGCACAGGGCTATACATATAAGGAAATCCAACGTCGTGTCCAGCCAGCCTTAAAAATGGTGGGTTTATCACACAAAGCTAATTGTTTTCCTGAAGAACTCTCTGGAGGAGAGCAGCAGAGGACAAGTATTGCCAGAGCGATCGTGAATACGCCCCCACTAGTACTTGCCGATGAACCGACGGGAAATCTCGACCCTGATAATGCATGGCAGGTGATTAAAATCTTAAAAAAGCTAAATTCCTTTGGGGTAACGGTGCTATTGACTACGCATGATGAACAGTTAGTTAGAGCTGCTAATCATCCTGTATTGCATTTGCAAAATGGTTATATTGTGTAG